Sequence from the Xenorhabdus nematophila ATCC 19061 genome:
TTAGGCCGGAATAGGATTTTAAGCAAACTTTTTGGCTTAATTGCTGTCAAAATCACAGTTACCGTTTTGTAATGATATTCACACAAATTAGGCGGTTTGAATATAATTTCCACGATGGTAAAATAGACGTATCTTTGGCTTGAATAAACCTTATTGGTTGATGTAGTCAAATTTAAAAGGCCATCAATTTGGATCTAATTTTGAGAGAATTTGAATGACAAAAGAAATGCAAACTTTAGCATTGGTTCCACAAGGTAGTTTGGAAGGGTACATTCGTGCCTCCAACACTTATCCTATGCTCTCCGCGGAGGAAGAAAGGGAACTGGCAGAAAGGCTGCATTACCAGGGAGATCTGGATGCAGCGAAAAAGCTAATTCTTTCTCACCTGCGCTTCGTTGTTCATGTTGCTCGCAGTTATGCCGGTTATGGTTTGCCACAGGCGGATTTAATTCAGGAAGGTAATATTGGCCTGATGAAAGCCGTTCGTCGATTTAATCCAGAAGTGGGCGTGCGTCTGGTTTCGTTTGCTGTTCACTGGATTAAGGCAGAAATCCACGAATATGTACTGCGTAATTGGCGTATTGTGAAAGTTGCAACGACAAAGGCCCAGCGCAAACTATTCTTTAATTTGCGCAAAGCTAAACAACGCTTGGGATGGTTCAATCAGGATGAAATTGAGCTGGTCGCCAAAGAATTGGGCGTGACCAGCAAAGATGTCCGAGAGATGGAATCCCGCATGTCAGCGCAGGATATGGCATTCGATATGTCTGCTGATGATGACAATCATGATAGTCAGCCCGTTGCGCCAGTACTGTATTTGCAAGATAAAGCTTCTGATTTTGCCGATGGCATTGAAGAAGATAACTGGGAAAACCATGCTGCGGATAAACTGTCTGTGGCAATGGAAGGACTGGATGAGCGTAGTCAGGACATCATCCGTGCTCGTTGGTTGGATGATGAGAACAAAACTACCTTGCAGGAACTGGCAGATAAATATGGTGTATCTGCGGAGCGTGTTCGACAGCTGGAAAAAAATGCAATGAAGAAATTGCGACTGGCGATTGAAGCATAAGCATCCATACTCATAACTAATGATGAAAAGCGATAAATTTTTTATCGCTTTTTTTATGCGTGTGAAATGGCTAGTTCAGCATTATTTGAGCTTCAGGAGCAGTTTCACAGGATAATCGAGTTATGGGGATAGTATAAGATGACCACAGTTTCTGCGTTGGGTGCCATTATTGCGTTGGTTGTTGCGATTGTACTGATATTGCGCAAAGTGCCGCCTGTCTATGGCATGATGATTGGCGCGTTGCTGGGCGGTTTAATTGGCGGTGCTGATGTAGCCCAGACCGTCAGCTTAATGATTACGGGTGCGCAAGGGATGACGAATGCCGTTTTGCGCATACTGGCAGCCGGTGTGTTGGCAGGCGTATTGATTGAATCTGGGGCAGCAAACACCATAGCAGAAACCATCGTACGCAAGGCGGGAGAAAAGCGCGCATTACTGGCCTTGGCGATCGCAACAATGTTGCTGACAGCGGTGGGCGTCTTTATTGATGTGGCTGTGATTACGGTTGCTCCCATTGCATTGGCAATTGCCCATCGTGCTGATTTATCGAAGATGGCGATTTTGCTTGCGATGATTGGGGGTGGCAAGGCCGGTAACGTGATGTCCCCTAATCCTAATACCATTGCTGCATCAGAAGGATTCCATGTTCCTCTGACTTCGTTAATGGCGGCTGGCATTGTTCCTGGATTGTTTGGGTTAGTAACGGCTTACTATCTTTCACGTCGCTTGATAACGAAAGGTTATAAAGTCAGAAATGAAGAGTTGACACTCACGGAACAGGAAACACTCCCCTCTTTTATGGCAGCCATCTCCGCTCCGGTTATTGCCATTCTGCTGCTGGCATTGCGCCCGATTGCCAATATCTCCTGTCGTGCCGGTGGGGCAACGATTGAAACATTGAAAGCCGATGTTCAGAGTCAGTCAACGCCGGAATGATCTTTTAAAGCCCTTCGGACTTTTCGCCTTATATCTCCGCCCGCATTGGGCAAGGGTTTACGGCGGATTTTGCTAAACAGATCAGGGAATAGACGTCAGAGAGTTGTGGAAACAGCGAATTGTGGAAACGGAGAGTAGAGGAAATTTGTGATGAGAATTGTGATAGCACCTGATTCATTTAAGGAAAGTCTGAGCGCTTTACAAGTCGCGCAGGCAATAGAGCAGGGGTTTAAGGAAATTTTCCCTCAGGCAAATTACATTACATTGCCGATGGCAGATGGTGGGGAAGGCACGGTGGATGCGTTGGTCGCTGCGACGGGAGGAAAACGCATCTTATGTACAGTCACTGATCCTTTAGGGCAGCCTGTCGAGGCATTTTTCGGTTTACTGGGCGATGGGAAAACCGCAGTGATTGAAATGGCGGCTGCTTCAGGTTTGCATTTGGTTCCCATAGAACAACGCAATCCCCTGATAACGACAAGCTATGGTACTGGAGAACTCATTCTGGCTGCGTTGGAACATGACATACAAAAACTTATTTTAGGCATTGGAGGCAGTGCGACCAATGATGGCGGAGCAGGCATGATGCAGGCACTTGGCGCAAATTTACAGGACGGGGATGGTCGCATATTGCCATTTGGCGGCGCAGCTTTATCCCGCTTAGAAAACATAGAATTAACGGGTCTTGATCCTCGCCTCAATCAGCTTGAAATTACCGTTGCTTGTGATGTGAATAACCCCCTGTGTGGAAAATTGGGGGCATCGGCTGTATTCGGTCCGCAAAAAGGGGCAACACCAGAGATGGTTAACGTGTTGGACTCTGCACTGCATCATTACGGTCTGAAGATTGAATCCCTGATGGGTAAAAATGTCATTGATGCAGCCGGCGCAGGAGCAGCCGGAGGAATGGGAGCTTCCTTATTGGGATGTTTGGGCGCGAAATTGCGTTCAGGTATTGAGATTATTATTGATACTTTGAAACTGGAGGAGACTATTCAGGGCGCGGATTTGGTTATCACAGGAGAAGGACGTATAGACAGCCAGACCATACACGGTAAAACACCGATAGGCGTTGCCCGTGTTGCCCAAAAACTGGGCGTTCCCACTATCGCCTTGGTTGGAGGAATGAGCCGAGATTATGGTGCCGTACATCAACATGGGATAGATGCGGTATTTTCCATCGTACCAGAGGCTTGTTCCCTTTCTGATGCCCTTGCTCACGGGGCGGAAAATTTGCGGGTCACGGCACGTAATGTTGCAGCGGTTTGGTCTATTTCCCATTGAATGTGCTGCGACTTTTTCGTTCCTTGCAATACATTGTGCAATAGCGCGTTAGTTTTCAGATCATATAATCCACTGTATGATCAAATGAAAATTATAATCATAAGTTTATTTATCCATTAATCCCTAAATTTTCAATTGAATATTTCTCATGAAGTGAATCTTCCGAGTTAAGCATTGAACCCGTTGTATATTCATAGCACACCGCACCACTTTTTGAATAAAAAGCAATCAAATAAACCCCTGTTCTATTCTGCTACTGATGCTTTTTACTGCCTTTCTGATTTGATCTTTAGTACCAATACCTTGTTTAATACACTGATAAATAAAGATTTATTTTAATATAAAAATGTTAATAAATTCAGGGCATAAATAATATTTATTCGCCTGATGTGATGAAACATGTCAAAAAAACAAACACAACAAAATCAATGACAAAACAGGGATAAGCACATGAAGAGATTAAAAACAAAAGCGGTACTGGCGGGCTTGATCTCAATAGCAATGAGCCAATCTGCGTGGGCAAAAGAAATTAAAGTGGCGATTATAGGGGCTATGTCCGGATCAGTGGCGCAATATGGTGATATGCAATTCACAGGCGCTCGGCAGGCCATTGCGGATATCAATGCGAGCGGTGGCATTAATGGTGATACCTTAGTCGGGGTTGAATATGATGATGCCTGTGATCCAAAGCAAGCTGTCGCAGTCGCGAATAAAGTCATTAACAATCATATTCGTTATGTGATAGGCCATCTTTGTTCTTCATCCACACAACCCGCTTCTGATATCTATGAAGATGAAGGCGTCATGATGATAACACCAGCGTCAACCAATGCTGATCTGACAACGCGTGGCTATCAGATGATCTTGCGTACCACAGGATTGGATTCCGATCAGGGGCCAACGGCGGCTAAGTTCATTGCTGATAAAATCAAACCACAACGTTTGGCTATTGTTCATGATAAACAACAATACGGAGAAGGCCTGGCGCGTTCTGTGCGCGATCAGCTGAAAAAATCGGGTATCAATGCCGTGTTGTTTGAAGGTGTAACCGCAGGTGATAAAGATTTCTCCGCACTGATTGCACGATTGAAAAAAGTGAATGTGGATTTTGTCTACTTCGGGGGTTATTACCCTGAAATGGGGCAAATTCTGCGTCAAGCCAAACAGGCTGCTTTGAACATTCGCTTTATGGGGCCAGAAGGCGTTGGCAACTCTTCTCTGTCCAATATCGCCGGGGCAGCATCCGAAGGCATGTTGGTGACATTGCCAAAACGCTACGATCAAGTTCCGGTTAACAAAGCGATTGTGGATGCCATTAAGGTGAAAAAACAAGATCCAACCGGCCCGTTTGTTTGGACGACTTATGCAGCACTGCAATCTCTGAGTATTGCAATGAAACGTACTGGAAGCGTGGAGCCTGCTGAATTGGTGGAAGATCTCAAAGTGAACCCTGTTGATACCGTCATGGGAAAACTGAGTTGGGATAAACAAGGGGATCTGAAAGGCTTTGAATTTGGTGTGTTTGAATGGCATGCCGATGGGACATCTACGGTAGCGAAATAAACATATATACCATTTACTTTTCAAGTTGCAGCAAGGCAGCAACTTGAAATCTATAGGGTGTAGCCTGGTTCCTGTTTTTTAGAGATCCCATTATGTCTGAACAGATTCTTTATTTTACCCAACAGATGCTGAACGGGCTGACTTTAGGCAGTACTTACGCCTTGATTGCGATCGGATACACGATGGTTTACGGCATTATCGGGATGATTAACTTCGCTCATGGTGAAGTTTATATGATAAGCAGTTATGTCTCTTTTATTGTGATTGCCGCTCTGATGATGATGGGAATAGATGTCGGGTGGTTGTTAATATCCGCTGCTTTTATCGCATCTATCATTATTGCCAGCACTTATGGATGGAGCATCGAACGTGCTGCTTATCGACCCATCCGCAATTCCAAACGTTTGATCGCGTTGATATCGGCTATCGGCATGTCAATTTTCCTGCAAAATTACGTTAGTCTTTCTCAAGGATCCCGTGATCTGGCACTGCCCGGCTTAGTGACAGGTCAGTGGAGCTTGGGAGAAAGTAACGGTTTTTCTGCCAGTATCAGTGCAATGCAGATAACTATTTGGATAGTGACATTCTTGGCAATGTTGGCACTCACTCTATTTATCCGCTATTCCCGTATGGGGCGGGCTTGTCGTGCCTGTGCGGAGGATTTGAAAATGGCAGGCTTGCTGGGTATCAATACCGATCGTGTCATTTCCATGACTTTCGTGATTGGTGCTGTGATGGCGGCTATAGCCGGAGGATTATTAGGGCAGTTCTATGGCGTGATTAATCCTTATATCGGCTTTATGGCAGGGATGAAAGCCTTTACCGCGGCAGTGCTGGGCGGGATTGGCAGTATTCCCGGTGCCGTGCTGGGGGGCCTGATTCTTGGCGTATCGGAAGCACTGACTTCGGCCTATTTAAGTACGGAATATAAAGATGTCGTGTCATTTGCTTTGCTGATCGGCGTATTACTCGTCATGCCGACAGGTATTTTAGGCCGTCCAGAGGTTGAAAAAGTATGAAAAAAGTCAACTGGATTAATGCCACTGTTGCTGCGTTGATGTTGTTTATTCTGGCCGCTTTCATGATGGGAATACAGTTATCATTGCAAGGCACAAAATTAGTGGTGCAACGGGCTGATAATGTGCGTTGGGTGTGGATTGGCATAGGTTGTGCGGTGGTTTTCTTGTTTCAACTTTTCCGCCCTGCGATCCAACAAAGCGTACAGAAGATGCCATCCCAAAGCTGGCGATGGGCTTATCTCTATGACTTAAATAAAAAACATGACTCAAATAAAAAACAGCAAATTATATTGATACTTTTGGTTGCATTGGCTGTTATTTGGTCGTTTATTGCTTCGCGCGGCAGTATTGATATCGCTACATTGACATTGATTTATATTATGCTCGGCCTGGGATTGAATATCGTCGTCGGCTTATCTGGCTTGTTAGTTTTAGGCTATGCGGGTTTTTATGCCATTGGTGCCTATACCTATGCGTTATTGAACCACTATTATGGTTTAGGATTCTGGCAGAGCTTACCTCTGGCAGGATTGACAGCCGCATTATCTGGCCTGTTGCTGGGTTTTCCTGTATTGCGATTGCGTGGGGACTATCTGGCGATTGTCACGTTGGGGTTTGGTGAAATCGTTCGTATCCTGCTGCTGAATAACACAGAACTTACTGGCGGGCCAAATGGCATCAGCCAAATTCCAAAACCAACGCTATTTGGATTGGAATTCAATCGCAGTGTCAAAGAAGGCGGCTGGGATACCTTCCATAATTTTTTTGGTCTGAAATATGACCCCAGTGATCGCATTATTTTCCTCTATTTGGTGGCCTTATTGTTGGTCCTATTGTCACTGTTTATCATTCATCGTCTATTAAAAATGCCATTAGGGCGGGCATGGGAAGCGTTACGGGAAGATGAAATCGCGTGCCGTTCTCTGGGACTCAGCCCAACCCGTATCAAACTCACCGCATTTACCATCAGTGCCGCGTTTGCGGGTATTGCCGGAACGTTATTCGCCGCCAGACAGGGCTTTATCAGCCCGGAATCCTTTACGTTTGCAGAGTCGGCCTTTGTATTGGCGATCGTAGTATTGGGTGGAATGGGCTCACAAACCGCAGTGATCCTATCGGCTATCATTTTAGTGGTTTCCCGGGAAATGATACGTGATTTGAACGAATACAGCATGTTATTGCTGGGTGCGTTAATGGTATTGATGATGATTTGGCGACCGCAGGGGCTGTTACCGATGAAACGCAGTCAGGTGGAATTACAGATCAGGCGGGGAGGCAACAAGGCATGACAATACCTTTATTGCAAGTCTCAGCGCTGACTATGCGTTTTGGCGGGTTGCTTGCGGTGGATAACGTTGAACTGGCTTTAAATCAAGGTGAAATCGTTTCTTTAATTGGGCCAAATGGTGCCGGGAAAACGACCATATTCAATTGCCTGACTGGATTTTATCAACCGACCAGCGGCACGATTAAATTCCGGGATCAACATCTTGAAGGATTGTCAGGTCAGGCCATTGCCCGATTGGGTGTTATCCGTACTTTTCAGCATGTACGTTTGTTCCGTGAGATGACGGTAATTGAAAACCTGCTGGTGGCGCAACATCGTTACCTTAAAAACAGTATTTTTGCGGGTTTGTTAAAAACACCGGCATTTCGGCGGGCAGAAATGGAAGCGATTGATAACGCCGCTGTTTGGCTGCAACGAGTGGGATTATTGCCGCTGGCAAACCGTCAAGCGGGGAATCTGGCTTATGGGCAGCAACGTCGCTTGGAAATTGCCCGTTGTATGGTTACCCGACCAGAAATACTCATGCTGGACGAACCCGCAGCAGGTCTTAACCCAAAAGAAACGGAAGAGCTGGATGATTTGATTGCTGAATTACGCAAGCAGCATCAGGTTTCTGTGCTGCTGATTGAGCATGATATGAAATTGGTGATGGGAATTTCAGATCGTATTTATGTGGTGAATCAAGGGGCACCATTGGCACAGGGATGTCCGGAAGAAATTCGCAATAACCCTGATGTGATTAAAGCCTATTTGGGGGAATCCTATTAATATGTTGAAATTCAATCAAATATCTACCCATTACGGCAAAATACAGGTGCTTCACCAAGTCAGTCTACATATTCAGCAGGGGGAAATCGTCACTCTGATAGGTGCCAATGGCGCAGGAAAATCCACGCTGCTCAACACATTATGCGGTGAGCCGAGAGCGACAGAGGGCAAGATTATCTTTCGGGGTAACGATATTACCCAATGGCAGACAGCGCGCATTATACGTGAAGCCATTGCTATTGTACCGGAAGGAAGGCGAGTCTTCTCCCGCATGACCGTAGAAGAAAACTTGGCGATGGGGGGCTTTTTTGCCGATAAAAAACAGTACCAACAGCGTATCATCCGTGTTTACGATCTTTTTCCTCGTTTACACGAACGACGAAGCCAGCGTGCAGGCACAATGTCAGGAGGTGAACAGCAAATGCTGGCGATTGGCAGGACGCTAATGAGCCGGCCACAACTATTGTTACTGGATGAACCTTCCCTTGGGCTGGCTCCAATCATCATTATGCAGATTTTTGATACTCTCCAGCAATTGCGTGAGGAGGGCATGACTATCTTTCTGGTTGAGCAGAATGCAAATCAGGCATTGAAACTGGCCGATCGTGGTTATGTGCTTGAGAACGGTCATATTGTGCTGGAAGACACAGGTAAAGCGTTGTTATCAAATGCTGCGGTGAGAAATGCCTATTTGGGCGGATGAATTTTCATCTGCAACTAATATGAGCTGTTAAACCTTTAAACTTGGTTGAGTAACTCAAAACACAGTGTCATACCCGATAGTGGAATTTGACCTGCTTCTCAATAATTCAGAAAAGCTAAGTTAATCAGATAATTTATCTGATTAACTTAGATAACAAATTTAAAATCAGTGAAAGTATCATTAAAAAATTAAAAGAACATAAGGTAAAAACCCCTACACCTTATCACCCAGACTAATTTTTTAATATGTGGGGTAGATACTCTCGTGGTTAATGTAAGCAGATTAAAAGTATTTGTAGTCTCAGTAATATTTATGAGCGTTGCTGTGTTTGGTGGATTAGCATCAGTAAATGATTATATTTTATTTATAACTAGAAGTGTAATTATCACGTTCTCAACAAAAAGTGTTTGGTTTATTTGGTATAGTCCTTTATGTCTTTACTTCTCTCTATTGTTATTTAAGTATCTTATAACTAAAAAAAAGGTGGCATTTAATAATAAAACAGGAGGCCTATTTGTAATTATAGGTATGTTAGGATTTGTTTTTACTTTGTTTTTTTCTTTTTATGTTGAGTTTAAACTGAAAAATGAAAACTATATTACATGTTCTAAATCATCATGGATGGCACCTAATAAATATGTAAAAGATATATCCCTATGTAAATAAGCATAGCTTTTATTTGTTAGTTTTAAACCACCTGTTATGCAGGTGGTTTTTTTACTTAATAGATTCTATCTTCCCATATGCTATAAGCTGATGTACCGGCTGTTATATGATTCCATGAGATGGATTTGTAGTTTAGCACAATTCTTTTATGCGGCATCGCATCAAAATCATTTATAGAATGTGGATATATACCAATCTCACCTGAAGATGCAGGTTTTA
This genomic interval carries:
- the rpoH gene encoding RNA polymerase sigma factor RpoH produces the protein MTKEMQTLALVPQGSLEGYIRASNTYPMLSAEEERELAERLHYQGDLDAAKKLILSHLRFVVHVARSYAGYGLPQADLIQEGNIGLMKAVRRFNPEVGVRLVSFAVHWIKAEIHEYVLRNWRIVKVATTKAQRKLFFNLRKAKQRLGWFNQDEIELVAKELGVTSKDVREMESRMSAQDMAFDMSADDDNHDSQPVAPVLYLQDKASDFADGIEEDNWENHAADKLSVAMEGLDERSQDIIRARWLDDENKTTLQELADKYGVSAERVRQLEKNAMKKLRLAIEA
- a CDS encoding GntP family permease, whose product is MTTVSALGAIIALVVAIVLILRKVPPVYGMMIGALLGGLIGGADVAQTVSLMITGAQGMTNAVLRILAAGVLAGVLIESGAANTIAETIVRKAGEKRALLALAIATMLLTAVGVFIDVAVITVAPIALAIAHRADLSKMAILLAMIGGGKAGNVMSPNPNTIAASEGFHVPLTSLMAAGIVPGLFGLVTAYYLSRRLITKGYKVRNEELTLTEQETLPSFMAAISAPVIAILLLALRPIANISCRAGGATIETLKADVQSQSTPE
- a CDS encoding glycerate kinase, coding for MRIVIAPDSFKESLSALQVAQAIEQGFKEIFPQANYITLPMADGGEGTVDALVAATGGKRILCTVTDPLGQPVEAFFGLLGDGKTAVIEMAAASGLHLVPIEQRNPLITTSYGTGELILAALEHDIQKLILGIGGSATNDGGAGMMQALGANLQDGDGRILPFGGAALSRLENIELTGLDPRLNQLEITVACDVNNPLCGKLGASAVFGPQKGATPEMVNVLDSALHHYGLKIESLMGKNVIDAAGAGAAGGMGASLLGCLGAKLRSGIEIIIDTLKLEETIQGADLVITGEGRIDSQTIHGKTPIGVARVAQKLGVPTIALVGGMSRDYGAVHQHGIDAVFSIVPEACSLSDALAHGAENLRVTARNVAAVWSISH
- a CDS encoding branched-chain amino acid ABC transporter substrate-binding protein is translated as MKRLKTKAVLAGLISIAMSQSAWAKEIKVAIIGAMSGSVAQYGDMQFTGARQAIADINASGGINGDTLVGVEYDDACDPKQAVAVANKVINNHIRYVIGHLCSSSTQPASDIYEDEGVMMITPASTNADLTTRGYQMILRTTGLDSDQGPTAAKFIADKIKPQRLAIVHDKQQYGEGLARSVRDQLKKSGINAVLFEGVTAGDKDFSALIARLKKVNVDFVYFGGYYPEMGQILRQAKQAALNIRFMGPEGVGNSSLSNIAGAASEGMLVTLPKRYDQVPVNKAIVDAIKVKKQDPTGPFVWTTYAALQSLSIAMKRTGSVEPAELVEDLKVNPVDTVMGKLSWDKQGDLKGFEFGVFEWHADGTSTVAK
- the livH gene encoding high-affinity branched-chain amino acid ABC transporter permease LivH produces the protein MSEQILYFTQQMLNGLTLGSTYALIAIGYTMVYGIIGMINFAHGEVYMISSYVSFIVIAALMMMGIDVGWLLISAAFIASIIIASTYGWSIERAAYRPIRNSKRLIALISAIGMSIFLQNYVSLSQGSRDLALPGLVTGQWSLGESNGFSASISAMQITIWIVTFLAMLALTLFIRYSRMGRACRACAEDLKMAGLLGINTDRVISMTFVIGAVMAAIAGGLLGQFYGVINPYIGFMAGMKAFTAAVLGGIGSIPGAVLGGLILGVSEALTSAYLSTEYKDVVSFALLIGVLLVMPTGILGRPEVEKV
- a CDS encoding high-affinity branched-chain amino acid ABC transporter permease LivM — translated: MLFILAAFMMGIQLSLQGTKLVVQRADNVRWVWIGIGCAVVFLFQLFRPAIQQSVQKMPSQSWRWAYLYDLNKKHDSNKKQQIILILLVALAVIWSFIASRGSIDIATLTLIYIMLGLGLNIVVGLSGLLVLGYAGFYAIGAYTYALLNHYYGLGFWQSLPLAGLTAALSGLLLGFPVLRLRGDYLAIVTLGFGEIVRILLLNNTELTGGPNGISQIPKPTLFGLEFNRSVKEGGWDTFHNFFGLKYDPSDRIIFLYLVALLLVLLSLFIIHRLLKMPLGRAWEALREDEIACRSLGLSPTRIKLTAFTISAAFAGIAGTLFAARQGFISPESFTFAESAFVLAIVVLGGMGSQTAVILSAIILVVSREMIRDLNEYSMLLLGALMVLMMIWRPQGLLPMKRSQVELQIRRGGNKA
- the livG gene encoding high-affinity branched-chain amino acid ABC transporter ATP-binding protein LivG, which produces MTIPLLQVSALTMRFGGLLAVDNVELALNQGEIVSLIGPNGAGKTTIFNCLTGFYQPTSGTIKFRDQHLEGLSGQAIARLGVIRTFQHVRLFREMTVIENLLVAQHRYLKNSIFAGLLKTPAFRRAEMEAIDNAAVWLQRVGLLPLANRQAGNLAYGQQRRLEIARCMVTRPEILMLDEPAAGLNPKETEELDDLIAELRKQHQVSVLLIEHDMKLVMGISDRIYVVNQGAPLAQGCPEEIRNNPDVIKAYLGESY
- the livF gene encoding high-affinity branched-chain amino acid ABC transporter ATP-binding protein LivF; this translates as MLKFNQISTHYGKIQVLHQVSLHIQQGEIVTLIGANGAGKSTLLNTLCGEPRATEGKIIFRGNDITQWQTARIIREAIAIVPEGRRVFSRMTVEENLAMGGFFADKKQYQQRIIRVYDLFPRLHERRSQRAGTMSGGEQQMLAIGRTLMSRPQLLLLDEPSLGLAPIIIMQIFDTLQQLREEGMTIFLVEQNANQALKLADRGYVLENGHIVLEDTGKALLSNAAVRNAYLGG
- a CDS encoding DUF1240 domain-containing protein, encoding MSVAVFGGLASVNDYILFITRSVIITFSTKSVWFIWYSPLCLYFSLLLFKYLITKKKVAFNNKTGGLFVIIGMLGFVFTLFFSFYVEFKLKNENYITCSKSSWMAPNKYVKDISLCK